In Choloepus didactylus isolate mChoDid1 chromosome X, mChoDid1.pri, whole genome shotgun sequence, a genomic segment contains:
- the LOC119522309 gene encoding histone H2B type 1-B-like — protein sequence MAEPSEAHLGTNHPEAAVADPEKPAPDPEKAMPDPEKARPDSEMAQPHREETDSDSETADSEAVKQKKRKRCRRETFTPYITKVLKEVHVDLAISQKALCVMDSFVNNIFQCIADEAARLTRYSRSSALTSRDIQTAVRLLLPGQLGKHAVSQGTKAVLKYRSRK from the coding sequence ATGGCTGAACCTTCTGAGGCACACCTCGGCACAAACCATCCTGAGGCTGCAGTTGCGGATCCTGAGAAGCCCGCTCCCGATCCTGAGAAGGCCATGCCGGATCCTGAGAAGGCCAGGCCGGATTCTGAGATGGCTCAGCCCCATCGTGAGGAGACCGATTCTGATTCTGAGACAGCCGACTCTGAGGCCGTGAAGCAGAAGAAGCGAAAGCGATGCCGCCGAGAGACTTTCACCCCCTACATCACAAAGGTGCTGAAGGAAGTTCACGTTGACCTCGCCATTTCTCAGAAGGCCCTGTGCGTCATGGATTCTTTCGTAAACAACATCTTCCAGTGCATCGCCGACGAGGCCGCTCGCCTGACCCGTTACAGCAGGAGCTCAGCCCTCACCTCCAGAGACATCCAGACCGCCGTCCGCCTGCTGCTGCCGGGGCAGTTGGGCAAGCACGCCGTGTCCCAGGGCACCAAGGCCGTCCTGAAGTACAGGAGCCGCAAATGA